The following proteins come from a genomic window of Alnus glutinosa chromosome 10, dhAlnGlut1.1, whole genome shotgun sequence:
- the LOC133879103 gene encoding putative disease resistance protein RGA4 → MAEQLLLVPAEQIIESLGSLAANKIALLWGLEDELQRLRNTVSAIKAVLLDAEEKQAAGNHAVTDWLKKLEDAMYDADDLLDAVSTEALQREILTRDNKAKQVRIFFSKSNQLLYRLKMAPKIKVMRERLDSIYAEGDRLHLEVRPVDTSVGGNRGDTHSFVRAEAVIGRDDDKKAVIHRLLDSNVEDNVSILPIVAIGGLGKTTLAQLIFNDDQIQNHFQLQMWVCVSDPFHVKNIVEKILEAATKNKPQPAEMNTLVGKLKEEIDGKKYLLVLDDVWNEDHEKWSELKEVLMGGASGSRILVTTRSEKVARISGTIQSYSLRGLKEDESWCLLKQLAFEKEKEPEETSSIATVGREILKKCYGVPLAIRTIGSLLRFKNSEAEWSSFKENELSKIDQNEKDILPTLKLSYDHLPSYLKHCFAYCSLFPKDYVFKKSRLIQLWIAQGFVKSCDDQNQCLEEVANEYFKDLLWRSFFQEVETDEFGDLSYCKMHDLMHDLAILVAGSLITALDDKKRSLNEKTRHVSIVDYYDIDASSITTSSSNASSIRTFLCITTWYRFPSHSTSSNILDCEAIFSGSKFLRALDLEKRNLELLPSSIGKLRHLRYLNLSHNYSLKKLPNSISRLQNLQTLNLSYCHNLEELPSSIVELKHLRYLDLSRNRNLKKLPNYISRLQNLQTLNLSFCCHLEEFPSSIVELKHLRYLNLFRNDNLKKLPDSITRLQNLQTLNLSYCHNLEELPSSIVELKHLRYLDLSGNENLKKLPNSMSRLLNLQALKLKYCKNLEELPRDMKELVNLRHLEINQCERLTYMPRGLGLLTDLQTLSNFVVQKDPFSPHSCGLKELKGLNNLRRKLVITNMRHGKDGASECKEANLKAKQHLHGLSLQWSTEGGVNASDVIVDDEMLLEVLQPHPNLKELCLEGNGGSRLPSWLLSFTNLKSLVLSRMDAMEYILDSGYSNEFSYSFIPSLKEIKLKNCPNLKGWWRRRDSSVEVNSDGHNSIENTEDPLLPSFPPCLSRLFIMDCPMLTSMPTFPHLEESLYLRNASWKPLQQTMMMNMGAPQSPTSTAKASSSSTPLAKLKFLRLESFEDLETLPKEWLKNFTSLNHLVIRSCNRLSSLFPGIQHLAALQYLDLHDCPELELANVEDEMQCQGLKSLLSLEFSCLPKLVSLPLGLHHATTLQELLISDCENLTAIPEWIHNCTSLQELEIDACSSLTSLPEGIRSLTSLRRLKIKNCPNLLQRCKREVGEDWPKIAHIPELELQYPDSGTEVGEPAKAQKNQLKHRKRSCIWLDEAFERGSQKCSSSCYPTSVQLPLVPLIKANLIEFRNVIIDCIPRENSLHWYMTPYLDIIVANDYLKQRGVGRKSRGLEPYAREKQVRIGPRLLTSQSWNYSIRIQLKKRRNRGFGAYSKNPGR, encoded by the exons ATGGCCGAACAACTTCTCCTCGTCCCTGCCGAGCAAATCATTGAGTCTTTGGGTTCACTGGCTGCCAATAAGATCGCTTTGCTATGGGGTCTCGAAGATGAGCTTCAACGCCTGAGGAACACCGTTTCAGCAATCAAAGCTGTGCTTCTGGATGCGGAGGAGAAACAGGCTGCTGGGAACCATGCAGTCACAGATTGGCTCAAAAAGCTAGAAGATGCCATGTACGATGCGGATGACTTGCTGGATGCTGTTTCCACTGAAGCTCTACAGAGGGAAATACTGACTCGTGATAACAAGGCCAAACAGGTAcgcattttcttttccaaatcaAACCAGCTTCTCTATCGTCTTAAAATGGCCCCTAAGATTAAGGTCATGAGAGAGAGGTTAGATTCCATCTACGCCGAGGGGGACAGATTGCACTTGGAGGTACGCCCTGTGGACACAAGTGTCGGGGGAAACAGGGGGGACACTCATTCTTTTGTACGTGCGGAAGCAGTTATTGGTCGAGACGATGATAAGAAGGCTGTTATCCACCGTCTGCTGGACTCCAACGTTGAAGACAATGTTTCAATCCTTCCAATTGTTGCCATCGGTGGATTGGGAAAGACTACACTCGCTCAACTCATTTTCAACGAtgaccaaatccaaaaccaTTTTCAGCTCCAAATGTGGGTGTGTGTCTCTGATCCCTTCCACGttaaaaatattgttgaaaAAATCTTAGAAGCTGCAACAAAGAATAAACCACAACCCGCTGAAATGAATACGTTGGTAGGTAAACTTAAAGAAGAAATTGATGGAAAGAAATACTTGCTCGTCTTGGATGACGTGTGGAATGAGGATCATGAAAAATGGTCTGAATTGAAAGAAGTGTTGATGGGTGGTGCAAGCGGCAGTAGAATATTAGTGACTACACGCAGTGAAAAGGTTGCAAGGATTAGCGGGACAATTCAATCATATTCTTTAAGGGGTTTAAAGGAAGACGAGTCATGGTGTTTATTGAAGCAACTGGcatttgagaaagaaaaagagccGGAGGAGACTTCAAGCATCGCAACAGTTGGGAGGGAGATACTAAAAAAGTGCTATGGTGTCCCACTGGCAATAAGGACAATTGGAAGTTTACTACGCTTCAAAAATTCAGAAGCAGAGTGGTCGTCTTTTAAGGAAAATGAACTCTCAAAAATAGATCAAAATGAAAAAGACATCTTACCAACTCTGAAGTTGAGTTATGATCATCTTCCTTCATATTTGAAGCACTGCTTTGCTTATTGCAGTTTGTTTCCAAAAGATTATGTGTTTAAAAAATCAAGACTGATTCAGCTCTGGATAGCACAAGGGTTTGTCAAGTCATGTGATGATCAAAACCAATGCTTGGAAGAGGTTGCAAATGAGTATTTTAAGGATTTACTATGGAGATCATTCTTTCAAGAAGTTGAAACGGATGAATTTGGTGACTTAAGTTATTGCAAAATGCATGACCTAATGCATGATCTTGCCATATTAGTGGCAGGATCGTTGATCACCGCATTAGATGATAAGAAGAGAAGCCTTAATGAGAAAACTCGTCATGTTTCAATTGTTGATTACTACGATATCGATGCTTCATCAATTACAACTTCATCGAGTAATGCAAGTAGCATACGAACATTTCTTTGTATTACCACTTGGTACAGATTTCCTTCTCATTCCACTTCCTCCAACATTTTAGATTGTGAAGCAATTTTTTCAGGTTCCAAGTTCTTGCGCGCTCTGGACCTAGAAAAGAGAAATCTTGAACTTCTGCCAAGCTCTATTGGGAAGTTGAGGCATTTAAGATATCTTAATCTTTCTCATAACTACAGTCTCAAGAAGCTACCCAATTCTATATCCAGGTTGCAGAATTTGCAAACACTAAATCTCTCATATTGTCACAATCTTGAAGAATTGCCAAGCTCTATTGTTGAGTTGAAGCATTTAAGATATCTTGATCTTTCTCGTAACCGAAATCTCAAGAAGCTACCCAATTATATATCCAGGTTGCAGAATTTGCAGACACTAAATCTCTCATTTTGTTGTCATCTTGAAGAATTTCCAAGCTCTATTGTTGAGTTGAAGCATTTAAGATATCTTAATCTTTTTCGGAACGACAATCTCAAGAAGCTACCAGATTCTATAACCAGGTTGCAGAATTTGCAAACACTAAATCTCTCATATTGTCACAATCTTGAAGAATTGCCAAGCTCTATTGTGGAGTTGAAACATTTAAGATATCTTGATCTTTCTGGGAACGAGAATCTCAAGAAACTACCCAATTCTATGTCCAGGTTGCTGAATTTGCAGGCACTAAAACTCAAATATTGTAAAAATCTTGAAGAATTGCCAAGAGACATGAAAGAATTAGTCAATCTCAGGCATCTTGAGATAAATCAATGTGAACGGTTGACTTATATGCCACGTGGATTGGGGCTACTCACTGATCTCCAGACGTTATCAAACTTTGTGGTCCAAAAGGATCCTTTCTCTCCGCATAGTTGTGGGTTAAAAGAACTAAAGGGACTAAATAACCTGAGAAGGAAGTTAGTTATTACAAATATGAGACATGGGAAAGATGGTGCGTCAGAATGTAAGGAAGCAAATTTAAAAGCGAAGCAACATCTTCATGGTTTGTCTTTACAGTGGAGTACTGAAGGAGGTGTCAATGCTTCAGAcgttattgttgatgatgagATGTTGTTGGAAGTCCTCCAACCGCACCCAAATCTGAAAGAGCTTTGTCTAGAAGGAAATGGGGGTTCAAGGCTTCCAAGTTGGCTTTTGTCGTTCACAAATCTCAAATCTCTTGTTCTTTCCCGAATGGATGCTATGGAGTACATATTAGACAGTGGTTACAGCAATGAGTTCTCTTATTCTTTTATCCCATCTCTCAAGGAAATCAAGCTAAAAAATTGCCCTAATCTCAAGgggtggtggaggaggagaGATTCTTCTGTGGAGGTCAATAGTGATGGTCATAATTCCATTGAAAATACAGAGGATCCTTTACTCCCTTCCTTTCCTCCTTGTCTCTCACGATTATTTATCATGGATTGCCCTATGTTGACTTCCATGCCAACGTTTCCACATCTTGAAGAAAGCTTGTACCTTAGGAATGCTAGCTGGAAGCCACTGCAACAAACAATGATGATGAATATGGGAGCACCACAAAGCCCAACGTCAACAGCAAAAGCCTCCTCTTCATCCACTCCTCTCGCAAAATTGAAGTTTCTACGACTCGAATCCTTTGAGGATCTAGAAACTCTACCAAAGGAGTGGTTGAAGAACTTCACTTCCCTCAATCATTTAGTGATACGTAGCTGCAATAGATTAAGTTCTCTCTTCCCAGGTATACAACATCTCGCTGCCCTTCAATACCTGGATCTTCATGATTGTCCTGAGCTTGAGCTAGCCAATGTTGAGGATGAGATGCAGTGCCAAGGTCTTAAGAGCCTCCTCTCTTTGGAGTTTTCATGTCTTCCGAAATTGGTGTCTCTCCCATTGGGGCTTCATCATGCGACCACTCTACAAGAGCTCCTAATTTCAGATTGTGAAAACTTGACGGCTATACCAGAGTGGATCCACAACTGCACATCACTTCAAGAGCTTGAAATTGATGCATGCTCCAGTTTGACATCATTGCCCGAAGGAATCCGTAGCCTAACGTCTTTGCGGAGgctgaaaattaaaaactgtCCCAACTTATTGCAAAGATGCAAGAGAGAAGTGGGTGAGGATTGGCCCAAGATTGCTCACATCCCAGAGTTGGAATTACAGTATCCAGATTCAG GTACAGAAGTAGGAGAACCAGCTAAAGCACAGAAGAACCAGCTAAAGCACAGAA AAAGAAGCTGTATATGGCTTGATGAAGCTTTTGAGAGAGGAAGTCAAAAGTGCTCGTCTAGTTGTTATCCAACATCCGTTCAGCTTCCTCTAGTTCCCTTGATTAAG GCTAATCTCATTGAATTTAGGAATGTCATTATTGACTGCATTCCCCGTGAAAATTCTTTGCATTGGTACATGACTCCTTACCTG GACATCATTGTGGCCAACGATTATTTGAAGCAAAGAGGAGTTGGCAGaaaatcaagaggattagaACCTT ATGCAAGAGAGAAGCAGGTGAGGATTGGCCCAAGATTGCTCACATCCCAAAGTTGGAATTACAGCATTCGAATTCAG ctaaagaaaagaagaaacagaggaTTTGGAGCATATTCAAAAAATCCAGGGCGCTGA
- the LOC133878894 gene encoding putative disease resistance protein RGA4 codes for MSEHLLMGPAQQIIDNLGSLATNDIALLWRLGDELQSLTVAVSTIKAVLLDAEEKNAAGNHQVRDWLRRLEDAMYDADDLLDTVSTDALQKEILTRDKTARQVSILFDKFNQLVYRGKMARKIKAMRERLDSIYAEGDRLHLEVRPVETRVGGNRGNTHSVVCAEEVIGRDDDKKDVIHLLLDSNVEDNVSILPIVAIGGLGKTTLAQLIFNDDQIQNHFQLQMWVCVSDPFHVKNIVEKILEAATEQKPEPAEMNTLVVKLKKEIDGKKYLLVLDDVWNDDREKWSELKKVLMGGARGSRILVTTRSEKVARISGTVEPYFLEGLEEDASWSLLKQLAFEKGKEPEDNSSIATVGREILKKCSGVPLAIRTIGSVLRFKISEGEWSSFKENELSQIRQNENDILPTLKLSYYHLPSHLKHCFAYCSLFPKGYEFDKSRLIQLWMAQGFVKSCDDQNRCLEEVGNDYFMDLLWRSFFQEAEKDRFDNVIRCKMHDLMHDLAILVAGSLITTLNDKKTNFHEKTRHVSVVEYYSVDASSITTSLCKASSIRTFLCNPTSVNFLDCEEIFSNSKFLRVLDLHGRNLKLLPSSIGKLKHLRYLDLSSNNNLKELPNSITRLQNLQTLKLSFCYHLEELPSSIVELKHLRYLDLTRNENLKKLPNSVCMLQNLRKLTLSYCSMLEELPKDMKELVNLRHLEINGCHRLPYMPRGLGLLTNLQTLSNFVVHKDPLSQHSSGLKELEGLNNLRGYLSINNLRHGKDVASECKEANLKEKKHLHGLSLRWSYWSTEGGVNASDVNVDDGMLLEVLQPHPHLKELCLEGNWGSRLSSWLSSLTNLVTLRLFECMKCQYLPPLSQLPSLKDLVFHVMNAMEYISDSGDSNEFSSFFPSLKSIELSFCHNLKGWWRRRDSSVQVNSDSHNSIENTEHPLLPSFPCLSKLRISYCPMLTSMPTFPHLEEKLFFCNASWKPLQQTMMMKMGAPQSPTSTAISSSSSTPLSKLRSISLDSIEDLETLPEEWLKNLTSLKFLTIRGCNRLNSLSPGIQHLAALQYLELHDCLELELANVEDEMQWQGLKSLLSLIFSRLPKLVFLPLGLQHGTTLQKLLISDCENLTAIPEWIHNCTSLHVLEIDGCSSLTSLPEGMRSLTSLQRLKIKNCPILLQRCKREAGEDWSKIAHIQELKLQHLNSGT; via the exons ATGTCCGAACACCTTCTCATGGGCCCTGCCCAGCAAATCATTGACAATTTGGGCTCACTGGCTACCAATGATATCGCATTACTTTGGCGTCTCGGAGATGAGCTTCAAAGCCTGACCGTCGCCGTTTCAACAATCAAAGCTGTGCTTCTCGATGCGGAGGAGAAAAACGCTGCTGGGAACCATCAAGTCAGAGACTGGCTCAGAAGGCTAGAAGATGCCATGTATGATGCGGATGACTTGCTGGATACTGTTTCCACTGACGCTCTACAAAAGGAAATATTGACTCGTGATAAGACGGCCAGACAGGTAAGCATTTTATTCGACAAATTTAACCAGCTTGTCTATCGTGGTAAAATGGCCCGTAAGATTAAGGCCATGAGAGAGAGGTTAGATTCCATCTACGCCGAGGGGGACAGATTGCACTTGGAGGTACGCCCTGTGGAGACACGTGTCGGGGGAAACAGGGGTAACACTCATTCTGTTGTCTGTGCGGAAGAAGTTATTGGTCGAGACGATGATAAGAAGGATGTTATCCACCTTCTGCTGGACTCCAACGTTGAAGACAATGTTTCAATCCTTCCAATTGTTGCCATCGGTGGATTAGGAAAGACTACACTCGCACAACTCATTTTCAACGAtgaccaaatccaaaaccaTTTTCAGCTCCAAATGTGGGTGTGTGTCTCTGATCCCTTCCatgttaaaaatattgttgaaaAAATCTTAGAAGCTGCAACAGAGCAGAAACCAGAACCCGCTGAAATGAATACGTTGGTAgttaaacttaaaaaagaaattgatggaAAGAAATACTTGCTCGTGTTGGATGACGTGTGGAATGATGATCGTGAAAAATGGTCTGAATTGAAAAAAGTGCTAATGGGTGGTGCAAGAGGCAGTAGAATATTGGTGACTACACGCAGTGAAAAGGTTGCAAGGATTAGCGGGACAGTTGAACCATATttcttggaaggtttagaggaAGACGCGTCATGGTCTTTATTGAAGCAATTGGCATTTGAGAAAGGAAAAGAGCCGGAGGACAATTCAAGCATCGCAACAGTTGGGAGGGAGATACTAAAAAAGTGTTCTGGTGTCCCACTGGCCATAAGGACAATTGGAAGTGTATTACGCTTCAAAATTTCAGAAGGAGAGTGGTCATCTTTTAAGGAGAATGAACTCTCACAAATACGTCAGAATGAAAATGACATCTTACCAACTCTGAAGCTGAGTTATTATCACCTTCCTTCACATTTGAAGCACTGCTTTGCTTACTGCAGTTTGTTTCCAAAAGGTTACGAGTTTGATAAATCAAGACTGATTCAGCTCTGGATGGCACAAGGGTTTGTCAAGTCTTGTGATGATCAAAACCGATGTTTGGAAGAGGTTGGCAATGACTATTTTATGGATTTACTATGGAGATCATTCTTTCAAGAAGCTGAAAAGGATAGGTTTGATAATGTAATTAGATGCAAAATGCATGACCTGATGCATGATCTTGCCATATTAGTGGCAGGATCGTTGATCACCACCTTAAATGATAAGAAGACAAACTTTCATGAGAAAACTCGGCATGTATCAGTTGTTGAATACTACAGTGTCGATGCTTCATCAATTACAACTTCATTGTGTAAAGCAAGTAGCATACGAACATTTCTTTGTAATCCCACTTCCGTCAACTTTTTAGATtgtgaagaaattttttcaaattccaaGTTCTTGCGCGTGTTGGACCTGCACGGGAGAAATCTTAAACTTCTGCCAAGCTCTATTGGGAAGTTGAAGCATTTAAGATATCTTGATCTTTCTTCAAACAACAATCTTAAGGAGCTACCCAATTCTATAACTAGGTTGCAGAATTTGCAGACACTAAAACTCTCATTTTGTTATCATCTAGAAGAATTGCCAAGCTCTATTGTGGAGTTGAAACATTTAAGATATCTTGATCTTACTCGGAACGAGAATCTCAAGAAGTTACCCAATTCTGTATGTATGTTGCAAAATTTGCGGAAGCTAACACTCTCATATTGTTCAATGCTTGAAGAATTGCCGAAAGACATGAAAGAATTAGTCAATCTCAGACATCTTGAGATAAATGGATGTCATCGGTTGCCTTATATGCCACGCGGATTGGGGCTACTTACTAATCTCCAGACGTTATCAAACTTTGTGGTCCACAAGGATCCTCTCTCTCAGCATAGCAGTGGGTTAAAAGAACTAGAGGGACTAAATAACCTAAGAGGATACTTATCTATTAACAATCTGAGACATGGAAAAGATGTTGCCTCAGAATGTAAGGAAGcaaatttaaaagagaaaaaacatcTTCATGGTTTGTCTTTACGGTGGAGTTATTGGAGTACTGAAGGAGGTGTCAATGCTTCAGACGTTAATGTTGATGATGGGATGTTATTGGAAGTCCTCCAACCGCATCCACATCTGAAAGAGCTTTGTTTAGAAGGCAATTGGGGTTCAAGGCTTTCAAGTTGGCTTTCGTCACTCACAAATCTTGTTACATTGCGGTTATTTGAGTGTATGAAATGCCAATACCTGCCACCATTGAGTCAACTGCCTTCTCTCAAAGATCTTGTGTTTCACGTAATGAATGCTATGGAGTACATATCTGACAGTGGTGACAGCAAtgaattctcttcttttttcccatCTCTCAAGAGTATCGAACTCTCTTTTTGCCACAATCTCAAGgggtggtggaggaggagggaTTCTTCTGTGCAGGTCAATAGTGATAGTCATAATTCCATTGAAAATACAGAGCATCCTTTACTCCCTTCCTTTCCTTGTCTCTCAAAATTACGAATCTCGTATTGCCCTATGTTGACTTCCATGCCAACGTTTCCGCATCTTGAAGAAAAGTTGTTCTTTTGCAATGCTAGCTGGAAGCCACTGCAACAGACAATGATGATGAAAATGGGAGCACCGCAAAGCCCAACATCAACAGCAATATCCTCCTCTTCATCCACTCCTCTCTCAAAATTGAGGTCTATAAGTCTGGATTCCATTGAGGATCTAGAAACGCTGCCAGAGGAGTGGTTAAAGAACCTCACTTCTCTCAAGTTTTTAACAATACGGGGATGCAATAGATTAAATTCCCTCTCCCCAGGTATACAACATCTCGCTGCCCTTCAATACTTGGAACTTCATGATTGTCTTGAGCTTGAGCTAGCCAATGTTGAGGATGAGATGCAATGGCAAGGTCTTAAGAGCCTCCTCTCTTTGATTTTTTCACGTCTTCCGAAATTGGTGTTTCTCCCGTTGGGGCTTCAACATGGGACCACTCTACAAAAGCTCCTGATTTCAGATTGTGAAAACTTGACGGCTATACCAGAATGGATCCACAACTGCACATCACTTCATGTGCTTGAAATTGATGGATGCTCCAGTTTGACATCACTGCCCGAAGGAATGCGTAGCCTAACGTCTTTGCAGAGgctgaaaattaaaaactgtCCCATCTTATTGCAAAGATGCAAGAGAGAAGCGGGTGAGGATTGGAGCAAGATTGCTCACATCCAAGAGTTGAAATTACAGCATTTGAATTCAG GTACATAA